Proteins from one Sarcophilus harrisii chromosome 2, mSarHar1.11, whole genome shotgun sequence genomic window:
- the LOC100931010 gene encoding olfactory receptor 1N1-like, with product MGHGNQTSVSEFLLRGLSQRPEQQHLFFGLFLCMYLVTMAGNVLIFLAIISEARLHTPMYFFLASLSFADIGLSSSIVLKMLHNLYTQHHTISYTGCLTQLYFFLSFGDMDSFLLAVMAYDRYMAICHPLHYATAMRPQFCVLLVSVCWVITNLHALLHTLLMAKLSFCVVGEISHFFCDISPLLKVSCSSTHINELMVFVAGGPVMTVPFLCTLISYICIVSAILRMPSSGGGRRKAFSTCGSHLSVVCMFYGTIFSVYLCPSSTFSTKNIIASVVYTVVTPMLNPFIYSLRNQDMKVALGSLLRGKIFTFPSH from the coding sequence ATGGGACATGGAAATCAGACCAGTGTTTCTGAGTTTCTTCTCCGGGGGCTCTCCCAGCGGCCAGAACAACAACACCTTTTCTTTGGACTGTTTTTGTGCATGTACCTGGTCACCATGGCAGGGAATGTGCTCATCTTCCTTGCCATCATCTCTGAAGCTCGCCTTCACACTCCCATGTATTTCTTCCTGGCAAGTCTCTCCTTTGCTGACATTGGTCTGTCCTCCAGTATTGTCTTGAAGATGCTCCATAATCTCTATACTCAGCATCATACCATTTCCTATACAGGATGCCTGACACagctgtatttctttctttcatttggaGACATGGACAGCTTTCTGCTTGCTGTGATGGCCTATGATCGCTATATGGCCATTTGTCACCCACTGCACTATGCCACAGCCATGAGACCCCAGTTCTGTGTCCTTCTGGTGAGTGTGTGCTGGGTGATCACTAATCTCCATGCTCTGTTACACACTTTGCTTATGGCAAAACTGTCCTTCTGTGTGGTGGGGGAAATATCCCACTTTTTTTGTGACATCAGTCCCTTATTGAAAGTATCCTGCTCTTCCACCCATATAAATGAATTAATGGTTTTTGTTGCAGGTGGTCCTGTTATGACAGTTCCCTTCCTATGCACTCTGATCTCTTATATTTGCATTGTCTCTGCCATCCTCAGGATGCCATCCTCAGGGGGTGGTAGGAGAAAGGCTTTCTCTACTTGTGGCTCTCATCTCTCTGTAGTCTGTATGTTTTATGGTACAATTTTTAGTGTGTATCTCTGTCCTTCCTCTACTTTTTCCACGAAAAATATTATAGCCTCTGTAGTATACACAGTAGTAACTCCAATGCTCAATCCTTTCATCTATAGCCTGAGAAATCAAGACATGAAGGTGGCCCTAGGGAGTCTTCTTAGAGGCAAGATATTTACCTTTCCATCACATTGA
- the LOC100921482 gene encoding olfactory receptor 1N1-like encodes MGHGNQTSVSEFLLQGLSQHPEHQNLFFGLFLCMYLVTMAGNVLIFLAIISEARLHTPMYFFLASLSFADIGLSSSIVLKMLHNLYTQHHTISYTGCLTQLYFFLSFGDMDNFLLTVMAYDRYMAICHPLHYTTAMRPQFCVLLVSVCWVITNLHALLHTLLMAKLSFCVVGEISHFFCDISPLLKISCSPTRLNELIVFFVGGPVMAVPFLCTLVSYICIVSAILRMPSSGGGRRKAFSTCGSHLSVVCVFYGTLFSVYFSPPSIYPIKDIVASVVYTVVTPMLNPFIYSLRNQDMKVALGSLLRGKIFASEIH; translated from the coding sequence ATGGGACATGGAAATCAGACCAGTGTTTCTGAGTTTCTTCTCCAGGGGCTCTCCCAGCATCCGGAACACCAAAACCTCTTCTTTGGATTGTTTCTGTGTATGTACCTGGTCACCATGGCAGGGAATGTGCTCATCTTCCTTGCCATCATCTCTGAAGCTCGCCTTCACACTCCCATGTATTTCTTCCTGGCAAGTCTCTCCTTTGCTGACATTGGTCTGTCCTCCAGTATTGTCTTGAAGATGCTCCATAATCTCTATACTCAGCATCATACCATTTCCTATACAGGATGCCTGACACaactctatttctttctgtcatttGGAGATATGGACAATTTCCTGCTTACTGTGATGGCATATGATCGCTACATGGCCATTTGTCACCCACTGCATTATACCACAGCTATGAGACCCCAGTTCTGTGTCCTTCTGGTGAGTGTGTGTTGGGTGATCACTAATCTCCATGCTCTGTTACACACTCTGCTTATGGCAAAACTGTCCTTCTGTGTAGTAGGGgaaatatcacattttttttgtGATATTAGTCCCCTGTTGAAAATTTCTTGCTCTCCCACTCGGTTAAATGAATTAATTGTCTTTTTTGTTGGTGGTCCAGTTATGGCAGTTCCCTTCCTATGCACTCTGGTCTCTTATATCTGTATTGTCTCTGCCATTCTCAGGATGCCATCCTCAGGGGGTGGCAGGAGAAAGGCTTTCTCCACGTGTGGCTCTCATCTCTCTGTGGTTTGTGTCTTTTATGGTACCCTTTTCAGTGTGTATTTCAGTCCTCCTTCTATTTACCCCATCAAAGATATTGTGGCTTCTGTGGTATACACAGTGGTAACTCCAATGCTTAACCCTTTCATTTATAGCCTGAGAAACCAAGACATGAAAGTGGCTCTAGGGAGTCTCCTTAGAGGAAAGATATTTGCCTCTGAGATACATTAA